A section of the Leptospira semungkisensis genome encodes:
- the hfq gene encoding RNA chaperone Hfq encodes MSAKNNIQDQLLNTARKEKLELTIYLLNGVPLKGKVVSFDNFTIVLEQENKQSLVYKHAISTIIPSKVIKLYTEEAAKEAPSA; translated from the coding sequence ATGTCTGCTAAAAATAATATACAGGACCAACTACTCAATACGGCTAGAAAAGAAAAATTGGAATTGACCATCTATCTTTTAAACGGAGTTCCTTTAAAGGGCAAAGTAGTCAGCTTTGATAATTTCACAATCGTCTTAGAGCAAGAAAACAAACAAAGTCTTGTTTATAAGCATGCGATCTCAACGATCATTCCTTCCAAAGTAATCAAACTTTATACAGAAGAAGCGGCCAAAGAAGCTCCTTCCGCCTAA